A part of Oncorhynchus clarkii lewisi isolate Uvic-CL-2024 chromosome 17, UVic_Ocla_1.0, whole genome shotgun sequence genomic DNA contains:
- the LOC139370891 gene encoding sodium- and chloride-dependent GABA transporter 2-like isoform X1, translating into MLEEYCSSTKRGECVLEKHNDPNLRFNMLSQQEMGLVHPVPVPSTQTRGQWSSKLEFLLAVAGQIIGLGNVWRFPYLCYKNGGGVFFIPYVLFLFTCGIPLFLLETSLGQYTTQGSITCWRKICPLFEGLGYGSQVVVLYSDIYYIIILAWAFFYLFSSFSSELPWASCRNSWNTATCMEFDRRVVGHLNWTVAGNATSPVREFWERRVLNLTDSPSNLGSVRWELALCLLLSWILCYFCVWKGVKSTGKVVYLTATFPYLMLVVLLVRGLTLPGAIDGIKFYLYPDPARLTDPQVWMDAGTQILFSYAICLGCLTALGSYNKYENNCYKDCVYLCLLNSGTSFVAGFAIFSVLGFMAYEQGTDISTVAESGPGLAFIAYPRAVAMMPLPQLWAIFFFIMIILLGLDSEFVALDALVTAISDMYPSIFLVGHRRKILLLIISVGSFFIGLVMVTEGGLYIFQLFDYYACSGMTLLLFAILQSVCISWVYGADRLYDNIEDMIGYRPLPILKYCLKYFTPVICTVTFVFSLIKLAPLKFNNTFQYPWWGSALGWWFTLSSTLMVPLWMVYIVSVTPGTLRQRLSILTTPSKDLPMTKAQKNSLLAKQSEQDRPLGDTEIPAWGHNLLDRDTGPL; encoded by the exons ATGCTTGAAGAATACTGCTCATCTACAAAGCGTGGAGAATG tgttttGGAAAAGCATAATGATCCCAATTTGAGGTTCAATATGCTTTCCCAGCAGGAGATGGGTCTGGTCCATCCTGTCCCTGTGCCAAGCACCCAGACAAGGGGACAGTGGTCCAGCAAGCTGGAGTTCCTCCTGGCTGTGGCCGGACAGATCATAGGCTTGGGGAATGTATGGAGGTTCCCATATCTGTGCTACAAAAATGGAGGAG GGGTGTTCTTCATCCCTTATGTGCTCTTTCTGTTCACCTGTGGCATTCCACTCTTTCTCCTGGAGACCTCCTTGGGCCAGTACACCACGCAGGGCAGCATCACCTGCTGGAGGAAGATCTGCCCCCTGTTTGAAG gACTGGGTTATGGTAGTCAGGTGGTGGTTCTATATTCAGACATCTATTACATCATCATTCTAGCCTGGGCCTTCTTCTACCTCTTCTCCTCATTCAGCTCTGAGCTCCCCTGGgccagttgtagaaacagctgGAACACAG CAACTTGCATGGAGTTTGACAGAAGAGTAGTGGGACATCTAAATTGGACAGTAGCAGGAAACGCAACATCACCAGTGAGAGAGTTCTGGGA GAGAAGAGTTTTGAATCTCACAGACAGTCCAAGCAATCTAGGCAGTGTTCGCTGGGAGCTGGCTCTGTGTCTTCTACTGTCATGGATTCTCTGTTACTTCTGTGTCTGGAAAGGAGTGAAGTCTACTGGGAAG GTGGTCTACTTAACTGCCACCTTCCCCTATCTGATGCTGGTGGTGTTGCTGGTCCGTGGACTCACACTGCCGGGGGCAATAGATGGTATCAAGTTCTACCTCTACCCAGACCCAGCCCGCCTCACTGACCCACAG GTGTGGATGGATGCTGGAACACAAATCTTATTTTCTTATGCTATCTGCCTCGGCTGCCTGACTGCTCTTGGCAGCTACAACAAATATGAAAACAACTGTTACAA GGACTGTGTGTACCTGTGCCTGTTGAACAGTGGAACCAGCTTTGTGGCCGGTTTTGCGATCTTCTCTGTTCTGGGCTTCATGGCTTATGAACAAGGGACAGACATCTCAACAGTGGCCGAATCAG GTCCTGGCCTGGCATTCATCGCCTACCCTCGTGCCGTGGCCATGATGCCATTACCACAGCTTTGGgccatcttcttcttcatcatgaTAATCCTACTGGGTTTAGACAGTGAG TTTGTAGCTCTGGATGCTTTGGTGACAGCTATCTCAGACATGTATCCCTCCATCTTCCTGGTTGGCCATCGGCGTAaaatcctcctcctcatcatcagtgTGGGTAGCTTCTTCATTGGCCTGGTCATGGTCACAGAG GGAGGCCTGTATATCTTCCAGCTGTTTGATTACTATGCATGCAGTGGGATGACTCTGCTTCTCTTCGCTATACTACAGTCAGTGTGTATCAGCTGGGTTTATG GTGCAGACCGTCTGTACGATAATATAGAGGACATGATCGGTTATCGACCATTACCCATCCTGAAGTACTGTTTGAAGTATTTCACTCCAGTCATCTGCACT GTTACATTTGTCTTCTCCTTGATAAAGTTAGCCCCGCTGAAGTTCAACAACACCTTTCAGTATCCTTGGTGGGGTTCCGCCCTTGGCTGGTGGTtcactctctcctccaccctcatgGTTCCTCTATGGATGGTTTACATCGTGAGCGTCACTCCTGGTACACTGCGACAG
- the LOC139370891 gene encoding sodium- and chloride-dependent GABA transporter 2-like isoform X2: protein MYGGSHICATKMEETSLGQYTTQGSITCWRKICPLFEGLGYGSQVVVLYSDIYYIIILAWAFFYLFSSFSSELPWASCRNSWNTATCMEFDRRVVGHLNWTVAGNATSPVREFWERRVLNLTDSPSNLGSVRWELALCLLLSWILCYFCVWKGVKSTGKVVYLTATFPYLMLVVLLVRGLTLPGAIDGIKFYLYPDPARLTDPQVWMDAGTQILFSYAICLGCLTALGSYNKYENNCYKDCVYLCLLNSGTSFVAGFAIFSVLGFMAYEQGTDISTVAESGPGLAFIAYPRAVAMMPLPQLWAIFFFIMIILLGLDSEFVALDALVTAISDMYPSIFLVGHRRKILLLIISVGSFFIGLVMVTEGGLYIFQLFDYYACSGMTLLLFAILQSVCISWVYGADRLYDNIEDMIGYRPLPILKYCLKYFTPVICTVTFVFSLIKLAPLKFNNTFQYPWWGSALGWWFTLSSTLMVPLWMVYIVSVTPGTLRQRLSILTTPSKDLPMTKAQKNSLLAKQSEQDRPLGDTEIPAWGHNLLDRDTGPL, encoded by the exons ATGTATGGAGGTTCCCATATCTGTGCTACAAAAATGGAGGAG ACCTCCTTGGGCCAGTACACCACGCAGGGCAGCATCACCTGCTGGAGGAAGATCTGCCCCCTGTTTGAAG gACTGGGTTATGGTAGTCAGGTGGTGGTTCTATATTCAGACATCTATTACATCATCATTCTAGCCTGGGCCTTCTTCTACCTCTTCTCCTCATTCAGCTCTGAGCTCCCCTGGgccagttgtagaaacagctgGAACACAG CAACTTGCATGGAGTTTGACAGAAGAGTAGTGGGACATCTAAATTGGACAGTAGCAGGAAACGCAACATCACCAGTGAGAGAGTTCTGGGA GAGAAGAGTTTTGAATCTCACAGACAGTCCAAGCAATCTAGGCAGTGTTCGCTGGGAGCTGGCTCTGTGTCTTCTACTGTCATGGATTCTCTGTTACTTCTGTGTCTGGAAAGGAGTGAAGTCTACTGGGAAG GTGGTCTACTTAACTGCCACCTTCCCCTATCTGATGCTGGTGGTGTTGCTGGTCCGTGGACTCACACTGCCGGGGGCAATAGATGGTATCAAGTTCTACCTCTACCCAGACCCAGCCCGCCTCACTGACCCACAG GTGTGGATGGATGCTGGAACACAAATCTTATTTTCTTATGCTATCTGCCTCGGCTGCCTGACTGCTCTTGGCAGCTACAACAAATATGAAAACAACTGTTACAA GGACTGTGTGTACCTGTGCCTGTTGAACAGTGGAACCAGCTTTGTGGCCGGTTTTGCGATCTTCTCTGTTCTGGGCTTCATGGCTTATGAACAAGGGACAGACATCTCAACAGTGGCCGAATCAG GTCCTGGCCTGGCATTCATCGCCTACCCTCGTGCCGTGGCCATGATGCCATTACCACAGCTTTGGgccatcttcttcttcatcatgaTAATCCTACTGGGTTTAGACAGTGAG TTTGTAGCTCTGGATGCTTTGGTGACAGCTATCTCAGACATGTATCCCTCCATCTTCCTGGTTGGCCATCGGCGTAaaatcctcctcctcatcatcagtgTGGGTAGCTTCTTCATTGGCCTGGTCATGGTCACAGAG GGAGGCCTGTATATCTTCCAGCTGTTTGATTACTATGCATGCAGTGGGATGACTCTGCTTCTCTTCGCTATACTACAGTCAGTGTGTATCAGCTGGGTTTATG GTGCAGACCGTCTGTACGATAATATAGAGGACATGATCGGTTATCGACCATTACCCATCCTGAAGTACTGTTTGAAGTATTTCACTCCAGTCATCTGCACT GTTACATTTGTCTTCTCCTTGATAAAGTTAGCCCCGCTGAAGTTCAACAACACCTTTCAGTATCCTTGGTGGGGTTCCGCCCTTGGCTGGTGGTtcactctctcctccaccctcatgGTTCCTCTATGGATGGTTTACATCGTGAGCGTCACTCCTGGTACACTGCGACAG